A stretch of the Betaproteobacteria bacterium genome encodes the following:
- the ppx gene encoding exopolyphosphatase, with the protein MPQQTLAAVDLGSNSFHLQIARVVNHQLYPLDSLKETVRLGAGVTADRKIDAKTAERAFNALRQFAERLTGLPTEAVRVVGTNALRVAKNADAFMKEAEAILGYPIEVIAGREEARLIYIGVAHSLPPSQHDRLVVDIGGGSTEFIIGHRLKPKILDSLYMGCVSYAERYFPEGLMDKRSFKNAQLAASKELEQITSRFRKEGWKEAIGSSGTAKALGIILQENGQTREGISREGLEWLRDKAIKAGGFAALTLPGVKGDRVPVLPGGLAIMLTIFEVLGISHMSVADTALRDGVLYDLLGRTHHEDIRDATVEAMARRYQVDHAQANRVRQLALAFFERTDESTDAERQFQLRQKLAWAARLHEIGVDIAQANFHKHSAYVIANADMPGFSKREQAALAALVLAQRGRLTKLSIDLPSDESFATKVMCLRLAVLLSRSRRNVDSQLFSLARVNGVFRLSVKGDWLASHSLTQYELEQETVEWKGAGMKLEIVSA; encoded by the coding sequence ATGCCCCAACAAACCCTTGCCGCTGTCGATCTGGGCTCCAACAGCTTTCACCTGCAGATCGCGCGTGTCGTCAATCACCAGCTTTACCCGCTCGATTCGCTGAAGGAAACGGTACGGCTGGGCGCGGGGGTGACCGCGGACCGGAAAATCGATGCCAAAACAGCTGAACGCGCATTCAATGCATTGCGGCAGTTTGCCGAACGATTGACTGGCTTGCCCACGGAAGCTGTACGCGTGGTCGGCACCAACGCCTTGCGCGTCGCGAAGAATGCAGATGCCTTCATGAAGGAGGCCGAGGCTATTCTCGGCTATCCGATCGAAGTGATTGCCGGTCGTGAAGAAGCCCGTCTCATATACATCGGCGTTGCGCACAGCCTGCCGCCTTCGCAACATGATCGCCTGGTGGTGGACATAGGTGGAGGTTCCACGGAATTTATCATCGGTCACCGTCTGAAGCCAAAGATACTCGACAGTTTGTACATGGGATGCGTGAGTTATGCCGAGCGCTATTTTCCGGAAGGTCTGATGGACAAACGCTCGTTCAAGAACGCACAGCTCGCCGCCAGCAAGGAGCTCGAACAAATCACCAGCAGATTCAGGAAGGAAGGCTGGAAGGAAGCCATCGGCTCAAGTGGAACGGCCAAGGCGCTGGGCATTATCCTCCAGGAGAACGGCCAGACACGTGAAGGAATTTCCCGTGAAGGACTTGAATGGCTGCGCGACAAAGCCATCAAGGCAGGGGGATTCGCTGCACTCACGCTGCCGGGCGTGAAGGGCGATCGGGTGCCGGTGCTGCCGGGCGGCCTTGCCATCATGCTGACCATCTTCGAAGTGCTGGGCATCAGTCACATGTCGGTGGCAGACACGGCACTCCGCGATGGCGTCCTGTACGACCTGCTTGGCCGCACCCATCATGAAGATATTCGCGATGCCACGGTCGAGGCAATGGCGAGACGCTATCAAGTCGATCATGCGCAGGCCAACCGGGTGCGGCAACTGGCGTTGGCATTCTTCGAGCGCACCGACGAATCCACCGATGCTGAGCGCCAGTTCCAGTTGCGCCAGAAATTGGCGTGGGCTGCGCGCCTGCATGAAATCGGCGTCGACATTGCCCAGGCTAACTTTCACAAGCATTCAGCCTACGTTATCGCCAATGCCGACATGCCGGGTTTCTCCAAGCGCGAACAGGCGGCGCTGGCCGCGCTGGTGCTCGCGCAACGTGGGCGACTCACCAAGCTATCGATCGATTTGCCAAGTGATGAATCATTCGCGACCAAGGTCATGTGCCTGCGTCTTGCGGTATTGCTGTCGCGCAGCCGCAGAAACGTCGACAGTCAGCTTTTTTCGCTGGCACGCGTCAACGGCGTATTTCGGCTCTCCGTGAAAGGCGACTGGCTCGCCAGCCATAGCCTGACGCAATACGAGCTTGAACAGGAGACGGTCGAGTGGAAAGGCGCGGGGATGAAACTGGAAATCGTATCCGCCTAG
- the ppk1 gene encoding polyphosphate kinase 1, whose amino-acid sequence MSTKKPVVPARAPVAALSAPNVIVSANTPRGRTLNRELQLMAFNRRVFAQAEDASVPLLERLKFLTILSSNLDEFFEIRMAGLKEQLKVNATARSPDGLTPRETFDLVSQGMHELVTRQYALLNDQLFPALAAEGIHFLRRAQWTARQQAWVKEYFFREMMPVLTPIWLDPSHPFPRVFNKSLNFAVELTGRDAFGRDSQRAIVQAPRVLPRVIKLPPDIAGGDNSFIFLTSILHQHVGELFAGMEVLGCYQFRATRNSDLFVDEEEVKNLRLALQGELPLRHLGDAVRLEVADNCSAEMLQFLAAQFELGEADVYRVNGPVNLVRLMSVPDQVARADLKYPVFVPGLPKPLVKVAKGKDFFEVLKKQDILLHHPFESFMPVIEFIQQAARDPQVVAIKQTVYRTGTDSIIMETLIEAAKRGKEVTVVVELMARFDEEANLNWAARLEEVGAHVVYGVVGHKTHAKMALVVRREIEDTKDAYEKNSRVPRVHLRRYVHLGTGNYHPRTARLYTDFGLMTANEGICADVNAVFVQLTGLGKATRLANVWQAPFTLHAGVLTSIEQEIKIAKSGKRAHIIAKMNSLLEQQVIEALYRASKAGVRIDLIIRGVCALRPGVAGLSENIRVRSIVGRFLEHSRIFYFRNGGGGNEQVMLSSADWMERNFFRRIELCFPVNDSRLKKRVIGEGLTPYLQDNTQAWEMDGDGGYTRKQPVGSARSATKTKPVRKTAQEELLKLLAGE is encoded by the coding sequence ATGTCGACAAAGAAGCCCGTCGTGCCAGCCCGCGCGCCGGTCGCGGCACTTTCCGCACCCAATGTAATTGTCTCGGCCAACACACCGCGCGGACGGACCCTCAATCGGGAACTGCAGTTGATGGCGTTCAACCGGCGCGTATTTGCGCAGGCCGAGGATGCATCTGTGCCGTTGCTGGAGCGGCTCAAGTTCCTGACGATCCTGTCGTCCAATCTCGACGAGTTTTTCGAAATTCGCATGGCCGGGCTGAAAGAGCAATTGAAGGTCAACGCCACCGCGCGCAGCCCTGACGGCTTGACGCCAAGGGAGACGTTCGACCTCGTGTCGCAGGGAATGCACGAACTGGTGACACGCCAATATGCGCTCCTGAATGACCAGCTATTTCCCGCACTTGCCGCCGAGGGCATTCACTTCCTGCGGCGCGCGCAATGGACGGCCAGGCAGCAAGCATGGGTCAAGGAATATTTTTTTCGCGAGATGATGCCGGTGTTGACGCCGATCTGGCTGGATCCGTCGCATCCATTCCCGCGCGTGTTTAACAAGAGTCTTAATTTTGCCGTGGAATTGACCGGTCGCGATGCCTTCGGACGCGATTCGCAGCGCGCCATCGTTCAGGCGCCGCGTGTGCTGCCACGTGTGATCAAGCTGCCGCCGGATATCGCCGGGGGAGATAACAGCTTTATTTTTCTGACCTCCATCCTTCACCAGCATGTCGGGGAACTGTTCGCCGGCATGGAGGTTTTGGGCTGCTATCAATTTCGCGCCACGCGCAATTCGGATCTGTTCGTCGATGAAGAGGAGGTCAAGAACCTTCGCCTCGCGTTGCAGGGCGAACTGCCGCTCAGGCATCTCGGCGATGCCGTGCGGCTGGAAGTGGCGGACAACTGTTCAGCGGAAATGCTGCAATTCCTCGCCGCGCAATTTGAACTCGGTGAGGCGGATGTCTATCGGGTCAATGGACCGGTGAACCTGGTGCGCCTGATGAGCGTGCCCGATCAGGTGGCGCGGGCAGATCTGAAATATCCGGTGTTCGTTCCCGGACTGCCCAAACCCCTGGTCAAGGTGGCAAAGGGCAAGGATTTTTTTGAGGTACTGAAAAAGCAGGACATCCTGCTGCATCACCCGTTTGAGAGTTTTATGCCGGTGATCGAATTTATCCAGCAGGCAGCGCGTGATCCGCAAGTGGTCGCGATCAAGCAGACGGTATACCGCACCGGTACTGACTCGATCATCATGGAGACGCTGATCGAAGCCGCCAAGCGGGGCAAGGAAGTCACCGTGGTGGTGGAATTGATGGCGCGTTTCGATGAGGAGGCCAATCTTAATTGGGCGGCACGCCTGGAAGAGGTTGGGGCACACGTCGTATACGGCGTCGTCGGCCACAAGACCCACGCAAAAATGGCGCTGGTGGTGCGACGTGAGATTGAAGACACCAAAGACGCGTATGAGAAAAATTCCCGCGTGCCTCGCGTGCACCTGCGCCGCTATGTTCATCTGGGTACCGGTAACTACCATCCGCGTACCGCCCGGCTTTATACCGATTTTGGACTGATGACGGCGAACGAAGGCATCTGCGCGGATGTGAATGCTGTATTCGTGCAGCTTACCGGACTAGGCAAGGCGACTCGCCTCGCGAACGTGTGGCAGGCGCCGTTCACGTTGCATGCGGGCGTGCTGACGTCGATCGAGCAGGAGATCAAGATTGCCAAGAGTGGAAAGCGCGCGCACATCATTGCCAAGATGAATTCGCTTCTTGAGCAACAGGTGATTGAAGCTTTGTATCGCGCGTCGAAAGCGGGCGTCAGGATCGACTTGATTATTCGCGGCGTTTGCGCCTTGAGACCTGGGGTGGCGGGACTCTCTGAGAATATCCGCGTTCGTTCCATTGTTGGCCGGTTTCTTGAGCACTCACGGATCTTCTATTTCCGCAATGGCGGCGGAGGAAACGAGCAGGTGATGCTGTCGAGCGCGGACTGGATGGAGCGGAACTTCTTCCGCCGGATAGAACTGTGTTTTCCGGTCAACGATTCACGTCTCAAGAAACGGGTAATCGGCGAGGGGCTGACGCCCTATTTGCAAGACAACACGCAGGCGTGGGAGATGGATGGTGACGGGGGCTACACGCGCAAGCAACCCGTCGGGAGCGCGCGCAGCGCCACCAAGACCAAACCGGTGCGCAAGACGGCGCAGGAAGAATTGTTGAAATTACTTGCGGGCGAATAA
- a CDS encoding DMT family transporter yields the protein MPAQHPWWSSPYLLLTLTTLFWSLNWVIGRAMVGQVPPVALAYGRWVMAVLFMLPFAFPQIRGSWRVIWKHRGILVLLGLIGTGFHNLISYVGLNYTTATNGVLLNSSIPVMIIVLGALFFGQRIGARQVAGVAISLCGVFAILSKGHPETLATFRFNIGDLIVLSSMLLWALYTLALKWRPAEIPPIAFLWVCGVVGVAGMTPLYAWELSTGAAIHWSPQVAGAFFYLGLFPSFIGYIFWNKGVAQVGPNVSGMFVHLMPVFGSVLAWLFLDERLYWFHFAGMSLILTGIFLSTRSSKQVLLPAGEE from the coding sequence GTGCCCGCGCAACACCCATGGTGGTCTTCCCCCTACCTCCTGCTGACCCTCACCACTCTGTTCTGGTCCCTGAACTGGGTGATTGGCCGCGCCATGGTTGGACAGGTACCGCCGGTGGCACTGGCTTACGGGCGCTGGGTGATGGCCGTGCTGTTCATGCTGCCGTTTGCGTTCCCGCAAATCCGCGGCTCATGGCGCGTCATCTGGAAACACCGCGGAATACTCGTGCTGCTCGGACTGATCGGCACTGGTTTTCACAACCTGATTTCCTACGTGGGACTCAACTACACGACGGCGACCAATGGCGTGCTGCTGAATTCTTCGATCCCCGTCATGATCATCGTGCTCGGCGCACTTTTCTTTGGACAGCGAATCGGTGCGCGGCAAGTTGCCGGCGTGGCGATATCGCTTTGTGGGGTATTCGCGATACTGAGCAAAGGTCATCCGGAAACGCTGGCCACATTCCGCTTCAACATTGGCGACCTGATCGTGCTGTCTTCGATGCTGCTATGGGCGCTCTACACACTCGCGTTGAAATGGCGGCCAGCGGAAATTCCACCGATCGCCTTCCTGTGGGTGTGCGGGGTTGTTGGCGTGGCAGGCATGACGCCGTTGTATGCGTGGGAGCTTTCAACCGGCGCGGCCATTCACTGGTCGCCGCAAGTGGCAGGCGCATTTTTTTATCTGGGCCTGTTTCCTTCGTTCATCGGTTATATTTTCTGGAACAAGGGCGTGGCACAGGTGGGGCCAAACGTGTCGGGAATGTTCGTGCACTTGATGCCGGTTTTCGGAAGCGTGCTCGCCTGGTTGTTCCTGGATGAGCGGCTGTACTGGTTTCACTTTGCGGGAATGTCGCTGATTCTCACGGGCATTTTTCTGAGTACACGATCATCGAAGCAGGTTTTGCTCCCTGCGGGAGAGGAGTGA
- a CDS encoding alpha-E domain-containing protein — protein MLSRTASTLYWMSRYVERAENTARILDVAYRMSLLTKDPDLQDQEWFAPLNITGTLFPFSGRHSIVCAKEVLHFLALDPDNPSSIYNCSRQARENARAVRGTITSEMWEVLNATWLEMQNMDEDRLYARGISTFFDWVKERSHLFRGVTFGTILRDEAFQFHRLGTYMERADNTARMLDVKYHVLLPSITDVGGAVDFYQWSAVLRSVSAFESYRKVYRDTVTPVRIAELLILRKDIPRSLHFCMHEVYGILAAVQNRSSAEATRLAGEIYAAMQFGRINNIFATGLHEYLTDFLASTAKLGEEINDSFFAPELRRGPRGTPTAIETASKMSRRS, from the coding sequence ATGCTGAGCCGAACCGCCTCCACCCTCTACTGGATGTCGCGCTACGTTGAGCGTGCCGAAAACACCGCGCGCATCCTCGACGTTGCCTATCGCATGTCGCTGCTGACCAAGGACCCGGATTTGCAGGATCAGGAGTGGTTCGCACCGCTCAACATCACCGGCACCCTGTTTCCGTTCAGCGGCCGCCATTCGATCGTCTGCGCCAAGGAAGTGCTGCATTTCCTGGCGCTCGATCCGGACAACCCCTCGTCGATCTACAACTGCTCCAGGCAGGCGCGCGAAAACGCGCGCGCCGTGCGCGGCACCATTACCAGCGAAATGTGGGAAGTGCTCAATGCCACCTGGCTGGAAATGCAGAACATGGATGAGGACCGCTTGTACGCACGCGGAATATCGACGTTCTTCGACTGGGTGAAAGAGCGGTCTCACCTGTTTCGCGGCGTCACTTTCGGCACCATTCTCCGCGATGAAGCATTCCAGTTTCACCGCCTCGGCACCTATATGGAACGGGCGGACAATACAGCGCGCATGCTCGACGTAAAATATCACGTGCTACTGCCGAGTATTACCGATGTTGGTGGTGCCGTCGATTTCTACCAATGGTCCGCAGTCCTGCGCTCGGTTTCGGCATTCGAGTCCTATCGAAAAGTCTACCGTGATACCGTTACGCCGGTGCGAATTGCCGAATTGCTGATCCTGCGGAAGGATATTCCGCGTTCACTGCATTTTTGCATGCACGAGGTTTATGGAATACTCGCGGCCGTGCAGAACCGATCATCCGCGGAAGCAACCCGCCTGGCCGGCGAAATCTACGCGGCGATGCAGTTCGGACGTATCAATAATATTTTCGCGACCGGCCTGCATGAATACCTGACCGATTTCCTCGCTTCGACGGCGAAGCTGGGCGAGGAAATCAACGATTCTTTCTTCGCGCCGGAGCTGCGGCGCGGCCCCCGCGGCACACCAACAGCAATAGAAACTGCAAGCAAAATGTCCCGGAGAAGTTGA
- a CDS encoding bifunctional (p)ppGpp synthetase/guanosine-3',5'-bis(diphosphate) 3'-pyrophosphohydrolase, which yields MLTAHISPQVRTEQISQSMSGRDLPCRALAFVAAAAQASDRTEGLSIALEIVDLLLQIDADDEALAAALIVCSLQKSEIDTAMIADAFGEEVTALISGVWRAGRIENLRTGADAKSGPSIETLRKMLLAMADDVRVVLIKLAERVVMMRAITKADEAVRRAAAVQTRDLFAPLANRLGVFQIKWELEDFSFRYLEPDLYKRVAALLDGKRGEREAFIQRVLDTLRVELGTLGVKAEVAGRPKHIFSIHRKMQSKNLPFERLYDVRAVRVLVDSVADCYAVLGLVHDFWEPIPGEFDDYIAQPKANNYQSLHTAVVGPEGKTLEVQIRTHEMHIASEHGVAAHWRYKEGTKNKTAADKKFESKIAWLRQVLEWNRELVDQGGFSEQVKQGLFNDTIYVFTPQGKVIDLTAGSTPVDFAYHVHTDLGHRCRGAKVDGHIVPLSTKLQNAQRVEILAAKQGGPSRDWLNPQLGFLCSPRAQAKVRNWFRQEYFEVDVAHGRQAMEKELARAGATAIALEKVAVALGHKELDECLAAIGRNEITVHQIEVALRELTAPKVDAPLVNVPLVLAESRQTSKSSGGVLVLGLNNIATMVAKCCKPVPPDPIVGFVTKARGVTVHRLDCVNITSLTADQRERLMTAEWGNTGDQPFSADMEVIAADRQGLLRDISEALSHERINVTAVNTLSRNNVASMRFTVEILRSEQLQRVLRAVGEVAGVESVRRR from the coding sequence ATGCTGACCGCCCACATATCACCGCAAGTCCGCACCGAACAAATCAGCCAGAGCATGTCGGGACGCGATTTGCCGTGTCGCGCGCTGGCGTTCGTGGCGGCGGCCGCGCAGGCAAGCGATCGAACGGAAGGCCTGTCGATTGCGCTGGAGATTGTGGACCTTCTTTTGCAGATCGACGCGGATGACGAAGCGCTGGCGGCTGCGCTGATTGTTTGTTCGTTGCAAAAAAGCGAGATTGATACGGCAATGATCGCGGACGCGTTTGGCGAGGAAGTGACCGCGTTGATCAGCGGCGTCTGGCGCGCCGGTCGCATTGAAAACTTGCGCACCGGCGCCGACGCCAAATCCGGCCCAAGCATCGAGACCCTTCGCAAAATGTTGCTGGCGATGGCGGACGACGTACGGGTGGTCCTGATCAAACTCGCCGAGCGCGTGGTGATGATGCGCGCCATCACCAAGGCGGACGAAGCGGTTCGGCGCGCTGCCGCCGTTCAGACGCGTGACCTGTTCGCGCCGCTGGCCAATCGACTCGGTGTGTTTCAGATCAAGTGGGAACTTGAGGATTTTTCGTTCCGCTATCTGGAACCCGACCTCTACAAACGCGTCGCGGCACTACTTGACGGCAAGCGAGGCGAGCGTGAAGCGTTTATTCAGCGGGTGCTCGACACGCTGCGGGTGGAATTGGGCACGCTCGGTGTGAAGGCGGAAGTTGCCGGCCGGCCCAAACACATATTTTCGATCCACCGCAAGATGCAGTCGAAGAATCTGCCGTTCGAGAGACTCTACGATGTGCGCGCGGTGCGGGTGCTGGTCGACAGCGTGGCCGATTGCTACGCCGTGCTGGGCCTGGTACATGATTTCTGGGAGCCGATTCCGGGCGAGTTCGATGACTACATCGCGCAGCCGAAGGCAAACAACTATCAATCGCTTCACACGGCCGTTGTCGGCCCCGAAGGCAAGACACTGGAAGTGCAAATCCGTACGCATGAAATGCACATCGCGTCTGAGCACGGCGTGGCCGCGCACTGGCGCTACAAAGAAGGCACAAAAAACAAAACCGCCGCGGACAAGAAATTTGAGTCCAAGATCGCGTGGCTCCGGCAGGTGCTGGAGTGGAATCGCGAACTGGTCGATCAAGGCGGTTTCTCCGAACAGGTCAAGCAGGGCCTGTTCAACGACACCATTTACGTTTTCACGCCGCAGGGCAAAGTCATCGACTTGACCGCCGGCTCAACGCCGGTGGACTTTGCCTACCACGTGCATACCGATCTCGGTCACCGTTGCCGTGGCGCCAAAGTCGATGGCCATATCGTGCCACTCAGTACCAAATTGCAAAATGCGCAGCGCGTGGAAATCCTCGCCGCCAAGCAGGGTGGACCGTCACGCGACTGGCTGAATCCGCAACTGGGTTTCCTGTGCAGCCCGCGCGCGCAGGCCAAGGTGCGAAACTGGTTCCGCCAGGAGTATTTCGAAGTCGATGTCGCGCATGGCCGGCAGGCGATGGAAAAGGAACTGGCACGCGCCGGTGCGACGGCCATCGCGCTGGAAAAGGTCGCGGTGGCGCTGGGGCACAAGGAACTCGACGAATGCCTGGCCGCCATTGGCCGCAATGAAATCACCGTGCACCAGATTGAAGTTGCACTTCGTGAATTGACCGCACCAAAGGTTGATGCGCCGCTGGTCAATGTGCCTTTAGTGCTGGCTGAGTCGCGGCAGACGTCGAAGTCCTCTGGCGGGGTGCTGGTGCTGGGCCTGAATAACATCGCGACCATGGTGGCGAAGTGTTGCAAACCGGTGCCCCCCGATCCCATTGTCGGTTTCGTCACGAAGGCACGCGGCGTGACGGTGCATCGGCTGGACTGCGTGAATATCACCTCGCTCACGGCGGATCAGCGCGAACGCCTGATGACTGCGGAGTGGGGCAATACCGGCGACCAGCCATTTTCGGCGGACATGGAGGTGATCGCGGCGGATCGCCAAGGGTTGCTGCGCGATATTTCCGAGGCGCTCTCGCACGAGCGAATCAATGTCACTGCCGTGAATACGCTTTCGCGGAACAATGTGGCGTCGATGCGATTCACGGTTGAGATTCTGCGTTCGGAGCAGTTGCAGCGGGTGTTGCGAGCGGTGGGTGAGGTGGCGGGCGTGGAGAGCGTACGCAGGAGATAG
- the sixA gene encoding phosphohistidine phosphatase SixA — protein sequence MQIILWRHAEAEDDAPSDMARKLTNKGQKQAGKMAAWLMAQVGNDIKHWRVIASPAVRAQQTAEALQRPFETVDEIAPDASADAVLRSAHWPRGSHNVIVVGHQPTLGMVAAYLINGVEGYVPVKKGAMWWFEVREHDGISKSVLKAMATPDTIL from the coding sequence ATGCAAATTATTTTGTGGCGCCATGCGGAAGCGGAAGATGACGCACCGTCGGATATGGCGCGGAAACTGACGAACAAGGGCCAAAAACAAGCCGGGAAAATGGCGGCTTGGCTGATGGCGCAGGTGGGCAATGACATCAAGCACTGGCGCGTCATTGCCAGCCCGGCGGTACGGGCACAACAGACTGCGGAAGCGCTGCAACGGCCGTTCGAGACCGTCGATGAGATTGCGCCTGATGCATCGGCTGATGCCGTGCTTCGTTCCGCGCACTGGCCGCGCGGAAGCCACAACGTCATTGTTGTCGGACATCAGCCTACATTGGGGATGGTGGCCGCGTATCTGATTAATGGTGTCGAAGGTTACGTGCCCGTAAAAAAGGGCGCGATGTGGTGGTTCGAGGTGCGCGAACATGACGGCATTTCGAAATCCGTCCTGAAAGCGATGGCCACGCCGGATACGATTCTATAA
- a CDS encoding peptidase — protein sequence MTYCVALRLDSGMIFASDSRTNAGVDHIATFCKMRVYEKADDRVIVVLSSGNLSMTQGVTNLLDRHQHAAEGVPTIWNAESMFDVATLAGDALREMQKRDGQMLMQSGIEATANLIIGGQIKGEQERLFHLYSQGNFIEASDETPYFQLGEAKYGKPILDRVLTPGTPQKEAAKCVLISFDSTIKSNISVGLPIDMLWYPKDALRVGVQQRIREGDPYFSMLRQRWGGGLRRVFGELPDPDWLE from the coding sequence ATGACCTACTGCGTGGCCCTGCGTCTGGATTCAGGGATGATTTTCGCATCCGACTCGCGTACCAACGCGGGTGTGGACCATATCGCCACTTTCTGCAAAATGCGGGTATATGAAAAAGCGGATGATCGCGTCATCGTCGTACTGTCGAGCGGCAATCTGTCGATGACCCAGGGCGTCACCAACCTGCTCGATCGCCACCAGCACGCGGCGGAAGGCGTGCCAACCATCTGGAATGCCGAATCGATGTTCGATGTCGCCACATTGGCGGGCGACGCATTGCGCGAAATGCAAAAACGCGACGGCCAGATGCTGATGCAAAGCGGCATCGAGGCGACCGCTAACCTCATTATCGGCGGCCAGATCAAAGGCGAGCAGGAACGCCTGTTTCACCTCTATTCGCAGGGCAATTTCATCGAGGCCTCTGACGAAACGCCGTACTTTCAACTGGGCGAAGCGAAATACGGCAAGCCGATCCTCGATCGCGTGCTGACACCCGGCACGCCGCAGAAGGAAGCCGCCAAATGCGTGCTGATCTCGTTCGATTCCACCATCAAGTCCAACATTTCGGTCGGCTTGCCGATCGACATGCTGTGGTACCCGAAGGACGCGCTACGGGTCGGCGTGCAGCAGCGCATACGCGAGGGTGATCCGTATTTTTCGATGTTGCGGCAACGCTGGGGCGGCGGCCTGCGACGGGTATTCGGTGAGTTGCCGGACCCTGATTGGCTGGAATGA
- a CDS encoding CoA transferase — MTTLSAENRGPLAGIKILDLTTVVMGPFATQILGDMGADIIKVEAPTGDNMRWVGPMKNPGMGHIHMHLNRNKRSLVLDLKQPEGLEAVKRLVAQSDVLIYNVRPQAMARLGLGYEAVKAINPRLVYVGAYGFSERGTYAGKPAYDDLIQGAAGVPSLTLEQGSEVPRYAPVTLGDRSVGLQTVIATVGALFHAQRTGHGQSVDVTMFESLSQFVLGDHMGGKTFVPPIGDAGYARLIAPHRRPYATSDGYLCVLIYNDKHWSNFFEAIDRNDLKIDPRFCDHTSRAANIREVYSFVADIMRTRTTVEWKALLEKADIPNTPMHTMDTLIDDPHLNSSGFFPLYEHPTEGTVRTTAPVGEWSETPLSIRRLAPRLGEHSREILLELGYEEGKIADDGGGGGYPRAGRETLALVRRSGQYCPETRMDRRSSLFHMLDGKVRSPLRVRGEREVAAIRSL, encoded by the coding sequence ATGACAACTCTTTCAGCTGAAAATCGCGGCCCCCTCGCTGGCATCAAGATCCTCGACCTCACCACGGTGGTCATGGGCCCGTTCGCCACCCAGATCCTCGGCGACATGGGCGCGGACATCATCAAGGTTGAAGCGCCGACCGGCGATAACATGCGCTGGGTCGGGCCGATGAAGAATCCCGGCATGGGTCACATTCACATGCACCTGAATCGCAACAAGCGTTCCCTCGTGCTCGACCTCAAGCAGCCGGAAGGGCTTGAAGCCGTCAAGCGTCTGGTCGCGCAATCCGACGTGCTGATCTACAACGTGCGGCCGCAGGCGATGGCACGCCTCGGCCTCGGCTATGAGGCGGTGAAGGCGATTAATCCGAGGCTGGTGTACGTTGGCGCATATGGCTTTTCCGAACGCGGCACCTATGCCGGCAAGCCTGCCTACGATGATTTGATTCAGGGTGCGGCAGGCGTGCCATCACTCACGCTGGAGCAGGGCAGCGAGGTACCGCGTTATGCACCGGTCACGCTCGGCGATCGCAGCGTTGGGCTGCAAACTGTCATTGCCACGGTCGGTGCACTGTTTCATGCCCAGCGCACGGGGCACGGCCAGTCGGTGGATGTCACCATGTTCGAGAGCCTATCGCAATTCGTGCTCGGCGATCACATGGGCGGCAAGACCTTTGTGCCGCCGATCGGTGACGCCGGTTACGCGCGCCTGATCGCGCCCCACCGGCGACCGTACGCGACCAGCGATGGCTACTTGTGCGTACTGATTTACAACGACAAACACTGGAGCAATTTCTTCGAAGCAATAGATCGTAACGATCTCAAGATCGATCCGCGGTTTTGCGATCACACCTCCCGCGCCGCCAATATCCGCGAGGTCTATTCTTTCGTCGCCGACATCATGCGTACGCGTACCACCGTCGAATGGAAAGCATTACTTGAAAAAGCGGACATCCCCAACACGCCCATGCACACCATGGACACACTGATTGACGATCCACATTTGAATTCGTCGGGCTTTTTCCCGTTGTACGAACATCCTACCGAGGGCACGGTGCGCACGACCGCACCAGTGGGTGAATGGAGCGAGACGCCTCTGTCGATACGCCGGCTGGCGCCGCGACTGGGCGAGCACAGTCGGGAAATTTTGCTTGAGCTCGGTTATGAAGAAGGCAAGATTGCGGATGATGGTGGCGGCGGGGGTTACCCGCGTGCCGGACGCGAAACACTAGCATTGGTGCGCCGGTCGGGCCAGTATTGCCCGGAAACCCGCATGGATAGGCGATCTTCGCTTTTTCATATGCTGGACGGGAAAGTGCGGTCTCCTTTGCGCGTGCGTGGCGAGCGCGAGGTGGCGGCGATTCGCTCCTTATAA